Proteins found in one Terribacillus sp. DMT04 genomic segment:
- the dapB gene encoding 4-hydroxy-tetrahydrodipicolinate reductase — protein sequence MTQDTIKIIVAGPRGRMGSEALQLIERTDHFELVGAIDHKHDGVRIKDIEGLTASDAVIYTDAARCFAEVQADVLIDLTVPETGYTHTKLAIEHAVRPVVGTSGFTDEQLEELHALSEEKGIGAIIAPNFAIGAVLMMQFAKQAAKYFPTVEIIEKHHDQKLDAPSGTAVKTAQLIQEVREPAKQGHPDEKETHAGARGADFYGMRIHSVRLPGLVAHQEVLFGAPGEQFTVKHDSFNRASFMSGVQLAVERVMKMNVLAYGLENILD from the coding sequence ATGACACAAGATACAATTAAGATTATCGTAGCAGGACCTAGAGGCCGAATGGGGTCGGAAGCGCTGCAGCTGATTGAGCGCACAGACCACTTTGAGCTAGTTGGAGCGATTGATCATAAACATGATGGAGTACGCATCAAAGATATCGAGGGCCTTACAGCCAGTGACGCGGTCATCTATACAGACGCTGCTCGATGCTTCGCAGAAGTGCAAGCGGATGTGCTAATCGATTTGACTGTTCCGGAAACAGGTTATACCCATACAAAGCTTGCAATTGAGCATGCTGTGCGCCCGGTGGTAGGTACATCTGGTTTCACAGATGAACAGCTTGAAGAATTGCATGCATTGAGCGAAGAAAAAGGTATTGGAGCCATTATCGCGCCAAACTTTGCTATTGGCGCAGTGCTTATGATGCAATTTGCGAAGCAAGCAGCAAAGTATTTCCCTACTGTAGAGATCATCGAGAAGCATCATGATCAGAAGCTGGATGCCCCGAGTGGTACAGCTGTTAAGACGGCGCAGTTAATTCAAGAAGTACGGGAGCCTGCTAAACAAGGACATCCAGATGAAAAAGAAACACACGCTGGAGCTCGCGGCGCTGATTTCTATGGCATGCGAATCCACAGTGTACGTCTGCCAGGACTTGTGGCGCATCAGGAAGTGCTTTTCGGTGCACCGGGAGAGCAATTTACCGTTAAGCATGATTCCTTTAACCGTGCATCCTTCATGTCTGGTGTACAGCTTGCTGTAGAACGGGTCATGAAAATGAACGTGTTAGCATACGGTTTGGAAAATATATTGGATTGA
- a CDS encoding nucleotide pyrophosphohydrolase, which translates to MSSTYTTKEIQARVDAYISQFKEGYFSPLSMLARMTEEVGELAREVNHTYGEKPKKKSEAANTVTDELGDIIFVLTCFANSLDIDLSEAFEQSMSKFETRDKDRWTKKTQEDDLE; encoded by the coding sequence ATGAGTTCAACATATACAACCAAGGAAATACAAGCACGTGTTGACGCTTATATTTCCCAATTTAAAGAAGGTTATTTTTCTCCGCTCAGCATGCTTGCCCGAATGACCGAAGAAGTAGGGGAGCTGGCAAGGGAAGTAAATCATACATATGGTGAAAAACCGAAGAAAAAAAGTGAAGCAGCTAACACCGTGACAGATGAACTCGGAGATATCATCTTTGTGCTGACATGCTTTGCCAATTCGCTGGATATTGACTTATCTGAAGCATTCGAGCAATCAATGTCTAAATTCGAAACAAGAGATAAAGACAGATGGACGAAGAAGACACAGGAGGATGATTTAGAATGA